In the genome of Rhizobium etli 8C-3, one region contains:
- the mraY gene encoding phospho-N-acetylmuramoyl-pentapeptide-transferase, protein MLIWLVELSDQLKFLNLFRYITFRTGASLFTSALIVFLFGPMIINSLRIRQGKGQPIRADGPQTHFKKAGTPTMGGLMILAGIVGASLLWADLSNVYVVATLLVTLGFGAIGFYDDYLKVTKQSDKGFSGKARLGIEFVIAGIAVYFMMRTALASGTAGSTFGSSVAFPFFKDFLINLGILFVVFGGFVIVSAGNAVNLTDGLDGLAIVPVMIAAASFGIIAYLAGNAVFANYLQINFVPGTGELAVVLGAVIGAGLGFLWFNAPPAAIFMGDTGSLALGGTIGTVAVATKHEIVMAIIGGLFVAETLSVIIQVGFFKMTGRRVFLMAPIHHHFEKKGWTESQVVIRFWIIAVGLAMLGLSTLKLR, encoded by the coding sequence ATGCTGATTTGGCTAGTCGAACTGTCGGACCAACTGAAATTCCTGAACCTGTTCAGATACATTACGTTCCGTACAGGCGCCTCTCTTTTCACGTCCGCACTGATCGTCTTCCTCTTCGGGCCGATGATCATCAACTCGCTGCGAATCCGCCAGGGAAAGGGCCAGCCGATCCGCGCCGACGGGCCGCAGACGCATTTCAAGAAGGCCGGCACGCCGACCATGGGCGGGCTGATGATCCTTGCAGGCATCGTCGGCGCCTCGCTTCTGTGGGCCGACCTTTCCAATGTCTATGTGGTCGCGACATTGCTCGTTACTCTCGGCTTCGGCGCGATCGGCTTCTACGACGACTATCTCAAAGTCACCAAGCAGAGCGACAAGGGGTTCTCGGGCAAGGCGCGTCTCGGCATTGAGTTCGTGATTGCCGGCATCGCCGTCTATTTCATGATGCGCACTGCACTTGCCTCCGGTACCGCAGGCTCGACCTTTGGCTCCTCGGTCGCATTCCCGTTCTTCAAGGATTTCCTGATCAATCTAGGCATCTTGTTCGTGGTCTTCGGTGGTTTCGTGATCGTTTCGGCAGGTAACGCCGTCAACTTGACGGACGGCCTCGATGGTCTTGCGATCGTTCCGGTGATGATTGCCGCCGCCTCCTTCGGTATCATCGCCTATCTTGCCGGTAATGCGGTATTTGCGAACTACCTGCAAATCAACTTCGTGCCCGGCACGGGCGAACTTGCCGTGGTTCTCGGCGCAGTCATCGGTGCGGGCCTCGGCTTCCTCTGGTTCAACGCGCCGCCCGCCGCAATCTTCATGGGCGATACGGGTTCGCTGGCGCTCGGCGGCACGATCGGCACCGTTGCGGTCGCGACCAAGCACGAGATCGTCATGGCGATCATCGGCGGTCTGTTTGTTGCAGAAACGCTTTCGGTCATCATCCAGGTCGGCTTCTTCAAGATGACCGGGCGCCGCGTATTCTTGATGGCGCCGATCCATCACCATTTCGAAAAGAAGGGCTGGACCGAAAGCCAGGTGGTGATCCGCTTCTGGATCATCGCCGTCGGCCTCGCAATGCTTGGCCTTTCCACCCTCAAGCTGCGGTGA
- the murG gene encoding undecaprenyldiphospho-muramoylpentapeptide beta-N-acetylglucosaminyltransferase, with product MSKGIILLAAGGTGGHVFPAEALAYELKARGYSVHLVTDSRAERFAGKFPADEIHVVPSATIGSKNPVAVARSLWTLWSGMRAAKKLIQRLKPAVVVGFGGYPTVPPLLAATRLGVPSMIHEQNAVMGRANKALAQRVQAIAGGFLPENGGAYPEKTVTTGNPVRPAIVEAAKVPYKPSHAGEPFNLVVFGGSQGAQYFSKALPTAISLLDEELRARLRITQQVRPEDMEMVSGCVARLEIGADIAPFFTDMAQRLANAHLVICRSGASTVSEISVIGRPAVLVPYPHALDHDQAANAAALAATGGAKVIAQSELSSEKIASILSHVMNDPEKLARMAAAAKQAGKPDAANLLAGMVEAIAAGRTIAEFKGTQS from the coding sequence ATGAGCAAAGGTATCATCCTGCTCGCCGCCGGGGGCACCGGCGGCCACGTGTTTCCGGCAGAGGCTTTGGCATACGAGCTGAAGGCGCGCGGTTATTCCGTGCATCTCGTGACGGACAGCCGTGCCGAGCGCTTTGCCGGCAAATTCCCCGCGGATGAAATCCACGTGGTGCCGTCGGCGACGATCGGCTCGAAGAACCCGGTCGCAGTCGCGCGTTCGCTATGGACGCTGTGGAGCGGAATGCGTGCCGCCAAGAAACTGATCCAGCGGCTGAAGCCTGCGGTCGTCGTTGGTTTCGGCGGCTATCCGACCGTGCCGCCGCTGCTTGCCGCCACGCGCCTCGGCGTGCCGTCGATGATCCACGAACAGAACGCCGTGATGGGCCGCGCCAACAAGGCGCTGGCGCAACGCGTGCAGGCGATCGCCGGCGGTTTCCTGCCGGAAAACGGCGGCGCCTATCCCGAGAAGACCGTGACGACCGGCAATCCGGTGCGTCCGGCGATTGTCGAAGCGGCGAAGGTGCCGTACAAGCCTTCCCATGCCGGAGAACCTTTCAATCTCGTCGTCTTCGGCGGCAGCCAGGGGGCGCAATATTTCTCCAAGGCGTTGCCGACAGCAATCAGCCTGCTTGACGAGGAGTTGCGTGCGCGGTTGCGCATCACCCAGCAGGTACGCCCCGAAGACATGGAAATGGTGAGCGGCTGTGTGGCCAGGCTTGAAATCGGGGCGGATATCGCGCCGTTCTTCACCGATATGGCGCAGCGCCTTGCAAATGCGCATCTGGTGATCTGCCGCTCGGGCGCCTCGACGGTTTCGGAAATTTCGGTCATTGGCCGTCCTGCCGTGCTTGTGCCCTATCCGCATGCACTTGATCACGATCAGGCGGCGAACGCCGCAGCCCTTGCCGCGACCGGTGGCGCAAAGGTCATCGCTCAATCGGAACTCTCGTCGGAGAAGATCGCTTCGATCCTTTCTCATGTGATGAACGACCCGGAAAAGCTCGCCAGGATGGCGGCAGCCGCAAAGCAGGCCGGGAAACCGGACGCTGCGAACTTGCTTGCCGGGATGGTTGAGGCTATTGCCGCCGGACGTACAATTGCAGAATTCAAGGGGACACAGTCATGA
- the ftsW gene encoding putative lipid II flippase FtsW, translated as MVSRAERGPLADWFWTIDRFFLAMFIFLMGVGFMLSFAASPAVAERIGLEPFHFVKRHAAFMIPSIAVMIGLSFLTPRQVRRTAILLLVISLAMMVMALFFGIEVKGSRRWVTLAGISVQPSEFMKPAFVVVCAWLFAEHARQPEIPGNLFAIILFGMVAALLVAQPDLGQTILTTAVWGGMFFMAGMPWIWIILLGAGGAGGLLSAYYVFPHVAGRIDKFMTGEGDTFQIDTAREAIIRGDWFGKGPGEGIVKRIIPDAHTDFIFSVAAEEFGIIFCIALVLLFTLLVLRGLSHAYKEKNDFNRFAVAGLVLQMGIQSIINIGVNLELLPAKGMTLPLISYGGSSMVAICVTAGFILALTRHRPEKRAQERSLFRMPHGMPAE; from the coding sequence ATGGTGAGCCGTGCGGAACGTGGGCCTTTGGCCGATTGGTTTTGGACTATCGACCGCTTTTTTCTCGCGATGTTCATCTTCCTGATGGGCGTCGGCTTCATGCTCTCCTTTGCGGCCTCGCCCGCGGTTGCCGAGCGCATCGGGCTCGAGCCGTTCCATTTCGTGAAGCGCCATGCAGCGTTCATGATCCCCTCGATCGCCGTCATGATCGGGCTTTCGTTTCTGACGCCGCGGCAGGTGCGACGGACCGCCATCCTTTTGCTTGTCATTTCACTCGCCATGATGGTCATGGCACTTTTCTTCGGCATTGAGGTCAAAGGCTCCCGACGCTGGGTGACGCTAGCCGGCATCTCGGTCCAGCCGTCGGAATTCATGAAGCCCGCCTTCGTCGTCGTCTGTGCTTGGCTCTTTGCCGAGCATGCCCGTCAGCCGGAAATCCCGGGCAACCTCTTTGCGATCATCCTCTTCGGGATGGTCGCGGCGCTGCTCGTCGCCCAACCTGACCTTGGCCAAACGATCCTGACGACGGCGGTGTGGGGCGGCATGTTCTTCATGGCGGGCATGCCCTGGATATGGATCATCCTGCTCGGCGCCGGCGGGGCGGGCGGGCTGCTCAGCGCCTACTACGTCTTCCCCCACGTGGCGGGACGAATTGACAAGTTCATGACCGGCGAGGGCGACACGTTCCAGATCGACACTGCGCGCGAGGCCATCATCCGCGGCGACTGGTTTGGGAAAGGACCAGGCGAGGGCATCGTCAAGCGCATTATCCCGGACGCGCATACCGACTTCATCTTCTCGGTCGCCGCCGAGGAATTCGGCATCATCTTCTGTATCGCGCTCGTTCTGCTCTTCACCCTCCTTGTTTTGAGGGGGCTATCGCACGCATATAAGGAGAAGAACGACTTCAACCGGTTTGCCGTCGCCGGACTCGTGCTCCAGATGGGCATCCAGTCGATCATCAATATCGGCGTCAACCTCGAGCTGCTTCCGGCAAAAGGCATGACGCTGCCGCTGATTTCCTATGGCGGTTCGTCCATGGTCGCGATCTGCGTGACCGCCGGTTTCATTCTCGCGCTGACGCGTCATCGTCCGGAAAAACGTGCACAGGAGCGGAGCCTCTTCCGCATGCCGCACGGAATGCCGGCGGAGTAA
- the murC gene encoding UDP-N-acetylmuramate--L-alanine ligase produces MKMPKAIGLVHFIGIGGIGMSGIAEVLHNLGHRVQGSDQADSANVQRLRAKGIEVFVGHKAENLGDCEVVVVSTAIKKNNPELIAAREKLLPVVRRAEMLAELMRFRNAIAIGGTHGKTTTTSLVATLLEAGGLDPTVINGGIINAYGTNARMGEGEWMVVEADESDGTFLKLPADVAVVTNIDPEHLDHYGNFDAVRAAFRQFVENVPFYGFGVMCLDHPEVQALVGRIEDRKVITYGENPQADVRFMNVRIDGARSIFDVEIRRRRTGQVIRLDNLVMPMPGRHNISNATAAIAVANRLGISSADIAKGLASFGGVKRRFTLTGEWNGVQIFDDYGHHPVEIKAVLKAAREACKGRVITVHQPHRYSRLSSLFEEFASCFNDADSIFLAPVYAAGEDPIEGVDSEALVSRIKAGGHRDARFLANQELLPEMVAEIAKPGDFVVLLGAGNITYWAVALPKQLEGLSGKSA; encoded by the coding sequence ATGAAAATGCCGAAGGCGATCGGCCTCGTCCATTTCATCGGCATCGGCGGGATCGGCATGAGCGGTATCGCCGAGGTGCTGCATAATCTCGGCCACCGCGTGCAGGGATCGGACCAGGCCGACAGCGCTAACGTGCAGCGCCTGCGCGCCAAGGGCATCGAAGTCTTCGTCGGTCACAAGGCGGAAAACCTGGGTGATTGTGAAGTTGTGGTCGTCTCGACCGCCATCAAGAAGAACAATCCGGAGCTTATCGCCGCGCGCGAGAAGCTGTTGCCGGTCGTGCGCCGCGCCGAGATGCTCGCCGAACTGATGCGCTTCCGCAATGCAATCGCCATCGGTGGCACGCATGGAAAGACGACGACGACATCGCTCGTCGCCACGCTGCTCGAAGCAGGCGGTCTCGATCCGACCGTCATCAACGGCGGCATCATCAATGCCTACGGCACGAATGCACGCATGGGCGAGGGCGAGTGGATGGTGGTCGAGGCCGACGAATCGGACGGCACATTTCTGAAGCTGCCCGCTGACGTCGCGGTGGTGACCAACATCGATCCGGAACATCTCGACCACTACGGCAATTTCGACGCCGTGCGCGCCGCCTTCCGGCAGTTCGTCGAGAACGTGCCGTTCTATGGCTTCGGCGTCATGTGCCTCGATCATCCGGAGGTCCAGGCTCTCGTCGGCCGCATCGAAGACCGCAAGGTCATTACATATGGTGAAAATCCGCAGGCCGACGTGCGCTTCATGAATGTACGCATCGACGGTGCCCGGTCGATCTTCGACGTCGAAATCCGCCGCCGCCGCACCGGACAGGTCATCAGGCTCGACAATCTCGTGATGCCGATGCCCGGGCGACATAACATTTCGAATGCGACAGCAGCAATTGCGGTCGCCAACCGCCTCGGCATTTCGAGCGCCGACATCGCAAAGGGCCTCGCCTCTTTCGGCGGTGTCAAGCGCCGCTTTACGCTGACCGGCGAATGGAACGGCGTGCAGATCTTTGATGACTACGGCCATCATCCGGTCGAGATCAAGGCGGTGCTGAAGGCCGCGCGCGAAGCCTGCAAGGGCCGCGTCATCACTGTTCATCAGCCGCATCGGTATTCGCGCCTTTCCAGCCTGTTCGAAGAGTTTGCCTCCTGTTTCAACGATGCCGACAGCATTTTCCTTGCTCCGGTCTATGCCGCGGGCGAAGATCCGATCGAAGGCGTGGATTCCGAGGCACTTGTTTCCCGCATCAAAGCGGGTGGCCATCGCGACGCGCGGTTCCTTGCCAACCAGGAGCTTTTGCCTGAAATGGTCGCGGAGATTGCAAAGCCCGGCGATTTTGTGGTTCTCTTAGGGGCTGGGAATATAACTTACTGGGCAGTCGCCCTGCCCAAGCAACTGGAAGGTCTTTCGGGAAAGTCTGCATGA
- the murD gene encoding UDP-N-acetylmuramoyl-L-alanine--D-glutamate ligase: MIPVTTLAGKKVALFGLGGSGFATARALILGGAHVTAWDDNPDSVTKAAAEGIHTADLRSIDWSVQSLFVLSPGVPLTHPKPHWTVDLARAAGVDIVGDVELFVRERRAHAPDCPFIAITGTNGKSTTTALIAHILKSSGRDTQLGGNIGTAVLTLDPPKTGRYYVVECSSYQIDLAPTLNPSAGIMLNLTPDHLDRHGTIQHYAGIKERLVAGSSTAIVGVDDSYGEMIADRLERAGTKVVRISRRHRLADGIYAEGTKLIQASCAAALPLADLDGIQTLRGGHNAQNAAAAVAACLAVGLSAEDIRTGLASFPGLKHRMQPVGTRGHVVFVNDSKATNADAAAPALSSYDRIYWIAGGLPKAGGITTLAPFFPRIAKAYLIGEAAAEFAATLGEAVPYEISGTLEGAVAHAAADAEKDDAGPCAVMLSPACASFDQYKNFEVRGDAFVSHVAALDGVTMLVGSATGDK, encoded by the coding sequence ATGATCCCTGTCACGACGCTTGCGGGAAAGAAGGTCGCGTTATTCGGCCTTGGAGGGTCCGGATTTGCAACGGCCCGCGCGCTCATTCTGGGCGGCGCCCATGTTACTGCCTGGGACGACAATCCCGACAGCGTCACCAAGGCTGCCGCCGAGGGAATCCATACCGCGGACCTGCGAAGCATCGATTGGAGTGTTCAGTCGCTCTTCGTTCTGTCGCCGGGCGTGCCGCTCACGCATCCGAAACCTCATTGGACGGTCGATCTCGCCCGCGCCGCCGGTGTCGATATCGTTGGAGATGTCGAACTCTTCGTGCGCGAGCGCCGGGCGCATGCCCCCGATTGCCCCTTCATCGCCATCACAGGCACGAACGGCAAGTCGACGACGACCGCGCTGATTGCCCATATCCTGAAATCCAGCGGCCGCGACACGCAGCTTGGCGGCAATATCGGAACGGCCGTGCTGACGCTCGATCCGCCGAAGACCGGACGCTACTATGTCGTCGAGTGCTCCTCCTACCAGATTGACCTCGCGCCGACGCTTAATCCCTCTGCTGGCATTATGCTCAACCTGACGCCGGATCATCTCGATCGCCACGGCACGATCCAGCACTATGCCGGCATCAAGGAGCGGCTGGTCGCCGGCAGCAGCACGGCTATCGTTGGCGTCGATGACAGTTATGGCGAGATGATCGCTGATCGCCTCGAGCGGGCAGGAACGAAGGTGGTGCGCATTTCGCGCCGCCATCGGCTGGCTGATGGAATTTATGCCGAGGGCACGAAGCTTATACAGGCTTCTTGCGCTGCGGCTCTGCCGCTTGCCGATCTCGACGGCATCCAGACGCTGCGCGGCGGCCACAATGCGCAGAATGCCGCCGCGGCGGTCGCCGCCTGCCTTGCCGTCGGCCTTTCGGCCGAAGACATTCGCACCGGCCTTGCCTCCTTCCCCGGCCTCAAACATCGCATGCAGCCGGTCGGAACACGCGGCCACGTCGTCTTCGTCAACGATTCGAAGGCGACGAACGCAGACGCCGCAGCGCCCGCACTTTCCAGCTACGATCGAATCTACTGGATCGCCGGCGGCCTGCCGAAGGCGGGAGGCATCACGACGCTTGCGCCGTTCTTCCCGCGCATCGCCAAGGCCTATCTGATCGGCGAAGCGGCGGCGGAATTCGCCGCGACGCTCGGCGAGGCGGTGCCCTACGAGATTTCGGGGACGCTGGAGGGCGCCGTTGCCCATGCCGCAGCCGATGCGGAAAAAGATGACGCTGGTCCGTGCGCGGTGATGTTATCCCCGGCTTGCGCAAGCTTCGACCAGTACAAGAACTTCGAAGTCAGGGGCGATGCATTTGTCAGCCATGTGGCAGCGCTCGACGGGGTGACTATGCTGGTCGGTTCGGCAACAGGAGATAAATGA
- the murB gene encoding UDP-N-acetylmuramate dehydrogenase, whose amino-acid sequence MKQVNGEKLLESLGEGVKDIRGRITPDAPMDRVTWFHAGGLAELMFQPHDEADLIAFLKILPEEVPLTVVGVGSNILVRDGGIPGVVLRLSAKGFGAVELAGDNRILAGAICPDKHVAAMAMDNGIGGLHFFYGIPGSIGGAARMNAGANGSETCDRLVEVNAIDRKGNKLVLSNADMGYSYRHSTASPDLIFTSVLFEGYPEDRAKIRADMDAVRNHRETVQPIREKTGGSTFKNPQGHSAWKLIDEAGCRGLVIGGAQMSSLHCNFMINMGQATGYDLEYLGEQVRREVFENSGVKLEWEIKRLGVFMPGREVRPFQGVTGE is encoded by the coding sequence ATGAAACAGGTGAATGGGGAAAAGCTTCTCGAGTCTCTCGGAGAAGGTGTGAAGGATATCCGCGGCCGTATCACGCCGGATGCCCCCATGGACCGTGTTACCTGGTTCCATGCTGGTGGTCTTGCCGAGCTGATGTTCCAGCCCCACGACGAGGCGGACCTTATCGCATTCCTGAAAATCCTGCCGGAAGAGGTGCCGCTGACGGTGGTGGGAGTCGGTTCGAACATTCTGGTGCGCGACGGTGGCATTCCGGGCGTCGTGTTGCGCCTTTCTGCCAAGGGTTTCGGTGCAGTCGAGCTTGCGGGCGACAATCGGATTCTCGCCGGTGCCATCTGCCCGGACAAGCATGTGGCTGCGATGGCGATGGACAACGGTATCGGCGGCCTCCATTTCTTCTATGGCATCCCGGGCAGCATCGGCGGTGCGGCGCGCATGAACGCCGGCGCCAATGGCAGCGAGACCTGCGATCGCTTGGTCGAGGTCAATGCCATCGACCGCAAGGGCAACAAGCTCGTGCTTTCGAATGCGGACATGGGATATTCCTACCGTCATTCCACGGCCTCGCCCGATCTCATCTTCACCTCCGTGCTTTTCGAGGGCTATCCTGAAGACCGGGCGAAGATCCGTGCCGACATGGATGCGGTGCGCAATCACCGCGAGACGGTGCAGCCGATCCGCGAGAAGACCGGTGGTTCGACCTTCAAGAATCCCCAAGGCCATTCGGCCTGGAAGCTGATCGACGAAGCGGGCTGCCGGGGTCTCGTCATCGGCGGCGCACAGATGTCGTCGCTTCATTGCAATTTCATGATCAACATGGGGCAGGCGACCGGCTACGATCTCGAATATCTCGGCGAGCAGGTTCGCCGTGAAGTCTTCGAAAATTCCGGCGTCAAGCTCGAATGGGAAATCAAGCGCCTCGGTGTCTTCATGCCGGGCCGCGAGGTGCGCCCGTTCCAGGGTGTGACCGGCGAATAG
- a CDS encoding MFS transporter yields the protein MSDAIAPVSPTSASSNSAQVNSPARVLIASLVGTTIEFFDFYVYATAAVLVFPTLFFPNNDPTTALLASFATFSIAFFARPLGAVVFGHFGDRVGRKTTLVAALLTMGISTVVIGLLPSYGSIGVAAPLLLALCRFGQGFGLGGEWGGAVLLATENAPEGKRSWYGMFPQLGAPVGLFLSSGVFWLLLQVISQDALLSWGWRVPFIASIVLIVIGLWVRLSITETPAFQKAIDKHERVAVPVAELFLKHKRSLFLGTFVALATFVLFYIGSAYLLSYNVKVLKIPFLDALEIQIVGSVAFGILIPVAGRLAERFGRREVLILTTVLIGIFSFFLPDLMSGGEGSIVVFAIVAMALMGMTYGLIGTALAAPFPTAVRYTGSSITFNLAGIFGASLAPYIATWLQTNYGMLYVGYYLGLAAVITLISILASGRDEV from the coding sequence ATGTCTGACGCGATAGCTCCCGTATCGCCGACCTCCGCTTCATCGAACAGTGCGCAAGTCAATTCGCCGGCGCGCGTTCTGATCGCGAGCCTTGTCGGCACCACGATCGAATTCTTTGATTTTTACGTCTATGCGACGGCAGCCGTCCTGGTCTTCCCGACGCTGTTCTTCCCCAACAACGATCCAACCACCGCCCTTCTGGCTTCCTTTGCCACCTTCTCGATCGCCTTCTTCGCCCGTCCGCTCGGCGCCGTCGTCTTCGGTCATTTCGGCGACAGGGTCGGCCGCAAGACGACGCTGGTCGCCGCCCTGCTGACCATGGGTATTTCCACGGTCGTTATCGGCCTCTTGCCCTCCTACGGATCGATCGGCGTCGCAGCGCCGCTGCTGCTCGCATTGTGCCGATTCGGCCAGGGCTTCGGCCTCGGCGGCGAATGGGGTGGCGCTGTTCTGCTTGCAACCGAGAATGCGCCGGAAGGCAAGCGCAGCTGGTACGGCATGTTCCCGCAACTCGGCGCACCCGTCGGCCTTTTCCTCTCCTCCGGCGTCTTCTGGCTGCTGTTGCAGGTCATCTCGCAGGACGCGCTTTTGAGCTGGGGCTGGCGTGTTCCGTTCATCGCCTCGATCGTCCTGATCGTCATTGGCCTCTGGGTTCGTCTTTCGATCACGGAAACACCGGCCTTCCAAAAGGCAATCGACAAGCATGAACGCGTTGCCGTGCCGGTTGCGGAACTCTTTCTCAAGCACAAGCGCAGCTTGTTCCTCGGCACCTTCGTTGCACTCGCGACCTTTGTGCTCTTCTACATCGGCTCGGCCTATCTGCTGTCCTACAACGTCAAGGTACTGAAAATTCCTTTCCTGGACGCGCTGGAAATCCAGATTGTCGGCTCGGTCGCCTTCGGCATTCTCATTCCCGTCGCCGGCAGGCTCGCTGAAAGATTCGGACGCCGCGAAGTTCTGATCCTTACCACCGTGCTGATCGGTATCTTCTCGTTCTTCCTGCCCGATCTGATGAGCGGCGGCGAAGGCAGCATCGTCGTCTTTGCGATTGTCGCCATGGCACTCATGGGCATGACATACGGCCTTATCGGCACGGCCCTGGCGGCCCCCTTCCCGACCGCAGTGCGCTACACCGGCTCGTCGATCACCTTCAATCTTGCCGGCATCTTCGGCGCCTCGCTCGCCCCCTATATCGCCACGTGGCTGCAGACGAACTACGGGATGCTTTACGTCGGCTACTATCTCGGCCTCGCTGCGGTGATCACGCTGATCTCCATCCTGGCATCCGGCCGCGACGAAGTCTGA
- a CDS encoding UDP-N-acetylmuramoylalanyl-D-glutamyl-2,6-diaminopimelate--D-alanyl-D-alanine ligase, translating to MNWLWTTDDMIAAMAGRPFGTLPEGITGISIDSRSINAGEAFFAIKGDRVDGHDFASMAMANGAALLVVSEARLPGLGRLTVPMIVVDDVLAALGRLAVASRQRSRAQIVAVTGSVGKTTTKEMLRHVLSPSGKVHASVASFNNHWGVPLTLARMPLDTHFGVFEVGMNHPGEIRPLVKMIRPHVAVVTTIAPAHLGNFKSIKEIAAAKAEVFEGLVRGGHVVLNRDSDQYNFLERTAQSLGIENIHSFGQHAKAEFRLAEFNGSDESSALWLTIDGDTFEVAIGAPGRHIAENALAALGIVTLVNADLDKAIAALATLQPEKGRGRRYKLAIGNGSFTLIDESYNANPASMRAAIALLSTTGPAGRGRRIAVLGDMLEMGEYAKKVHSDLSGPLLAAGIEHVWLAGTDMLALKESLPDSVQVEYREKTEELMEYVLNSVAPGDVLMVKSSLGIGFGKIVAALLDRFAPFVDTQREL from the coding sequence GTGAACTGGCTTTGGACCACCGATGACATGATTGCCGCCATGGCGGGCCGCCCGTTCGGCACGCTTCCTGAAGGCATCACGGGCATTTCCATAGACAGCCGCTCGATCAATGCCGGCGAAGCCTTCTTCGCCATCAAGGGCGACCGGGTCGACGGTCATGACTTCGCCTCAATGGCGATGGCAAACGGTGCTGCACTTCTCGTCGTCAGCGAAGCCCGCCTTCCGGGACTTGGCCGCTTGACTGTTCCGATGATCGTCGTCGACGATGTGCTTGCAGCCCTCGGCCGCCTTGCCGTGGCGTCGCGCCAACGCTCGCGCGCACAGATCGTTGCGGTGACGGGCTCTGTCGGTAAGACGACGACCAAGGAGATGCTTCGACACGTGCTTTCGCCGTCCGGCAAGGTGCACGCCTCCGTCGCCTCCTTCAACAACCATTGGGGCGTGCCGCTGACACTGGCGCGCATGCCGCTCGACACGCACTTCGGTGTCTTCGAAGTCGGCATGAACCACCCGGGCGAAATCCGGCCGCTGGTGAAGATGATCCGGCCGCATGTGGCCGTCGTTACGACGATCGCTCCAGCCCATCTCGGCAATTTCAAGAGCATTAAGGAAATCGCCGCGGCGAAGGCGGAGGTTTTCGAAGGCTTGGTGCGCGGCGGGCATGTCGTGCTCAACCGCGACAGCGACCAGTACAACTTCCTCGAACGGACAGCGCAGTCGCTCGGCATCGAGAACATCCATTCCTTCGGCCAGCACGCCAAGGCCGAATTCCGCCTTGCGGAATTCAACGGTTCGGACGAAAGCTCGGCGCTCTGGCTGACGATCGACGGCGACACGTTCGAAGTGGCGATCGGAGCACCCGGGCGGCATATTGCGGAAAATGCGCTGGCTGCTCTCGGAATTGTCACACTCGTCAACGCCGACCTCGACAAGGCGATCGCAGCGCTGGCCACCCTGCAACCGGAAAAGGGCAGGGGCCGCCGTTACAAGTTGGCGATTGGAAACGGCAGCTTCACGCTGATCGACGAAAGCTACAACGCCAACCCCGCCTCGATGCGCGCGGCGATTGCGCTGCTTTCCACAACCGGTCCGGCAGGCCGCGGGCGCCGCATCGCCGTGCTCGGCGACATGCTGGAAATGGGCGAATACGCAAAAAAGGTCCATTCCGATCTTTCCGGGCCGCTGCTTGCAGCCGGCATCGAACATGTCTGGCTTGCGGGCACGGATATGCTGGCGCTGAAGGAATCGCTTCCCGACAGCGTGCAGGTCGAATATCGCGAGAAGACTGAAGAACTCATGGAATATGTTTTGAACTCGGTCGCGCCTGGCGACGTGTTGATGGTGAAATCGTCCTTGGGGATAGGCTTTGGCAAGATTGTCGCTGCGCTCCTTGACAGGTTTGCGCCATTTGTAGACACGCAACGCGAACTTTGA